A single genomic interval of Bradyrhizobium sp. sBnM-33 harbors:
- a CDS encoding NAD(P)-dependent oxidoreductase, translated as MINTARGALTQEKPLYEALTSGRLRGYAADVWWRYRSLTAFPGGNGPRFDFHTLPNVIGSNDQASDADDVLERHLEQGTRTLVEFAAGEQITCAINLDLGY; from the coding sequence CTGATCAATACTGCTCGTGGGGCCCTAACCCAAGAAAAACCGCTCTACGAGGCGCTTACATCCGGCCGTCTGCGTGGCTACGCTGCGGATGTGTGGTGGCGTTACCGGTCCCTGACAGCTTTTCCGGGCGGCAATGGCCCGCGGTTTGACTTTCACACGCTGCCGAACGTGATCGGCTCCAACGACCAGGCTTCGGATGCGGATGATGTCCTTGAGAGGCATCTTGAGCAGGGCACTCGGACCCTGGTCGAGTTCGCAGCCGGCGAGCAGATCACCTGCGCTATCAACCTCGACCTTGGCTATTGA
- the tnpA gene encoding IS66-like element accessory protein TnpA — MLDGLERRRRWSQDDRARIVEETLVPGAKVTDVARRNCVAASVVFTWRRQARTVEKVGPCFTPVQITAAVEPSAEDAMPLSKDDRRLRPVRRPGTDWRSTSSRLHPS; from the coding sequence GTGTTGGACGGGTTGGAGCGGCGGCGGCGCTGGTCGCAGGACGACAGGGCTCGGATCGTCGAGGAAACGCTGGTACCGGGCGCCAAGGTGACAGATGTTGCGCGCCGCAACTGTGTCGCGGCCAGCGTCGTGTTCACCTGGCGCCGCCAGGCCCGGACAGTCGAGAAGGTCGGGCCATGTTTTACGCCGGTGCAGATCACCGCGGCGGTGGAACCGAGCGCGGAAGATGCGATGCCGCTGTCCAAGGATGACCGACGGTTGCGACCCGTGCGGCGGCCCGGAACGGACTGGAGATCGACCTCGTCTCGGTTACATCCTAGCTGA
- a CDS encoding FAD-binding oxidoreductase, with the protein MKLLGALQQALGDQLVLTGERIPTKARSDSSHTGHHLPMIYIRPCSVEEISKALRVCNSYRNPVVVQGGMTGLAGGANPDPNDVVIAMDLLSGVEEIDTAAGTMTVLAGTILEVAQKAAEEAGFLLPIDLGARGSCQIGGNLATNAGGIRVISHGVTRDNVLGLEAVLADGTVISSLNRMQKNNTGYDLKQLFIGSEGTLGVITRAVLKLKPFPVHRATALCGLNSYEDVVALLRQARKSLTGLSAFELMWETFFRFSCQAEGFEIFEADYPFIVIIEQSGETVGLEEFLSAMFEEGLISDALIAQSEKERGRFWKIREGLSLGALPRLIEYDVSLPIGVLDLYAKEVTAALETEYPGVHVSVFGHVADSNIHLCISAGPIDASAEHRINTIVYERVRQHRGSISAEHGIGTLKRDYLIYSRSPEELEVMRRIKQVLDPRCILNPGRVI; encoded by the coding sequence GTGAAGCTTCTTGGAGCGTTGCAACAGGCGCTCGGCGATCAGCTCGTTCTGACCGGGGAGCGCATCCCCACAAAGGCGAGGAGCGACAGCAGCCATACTGGCCACCATTTGCCGATGATCTACATCCGGCCATGCTCCGTCGAGGAAATCTCGAAGGCGTTGCGAGTCTGCAATAGCTATCGCAACCCAGTGGTGGTGCAGGGCGGTATGACTGGGCTGGCAGGCGGGGCCAATCCGGACCCCAATGATGTGGTCATTGCCATGGACCTGCTTTCTGGTGTTGAGGAGATCGACACCGCCGCTGGCACGATGACGGTGCTGGCCGGCACCATTCTGGAAGTGGCGCAGAAGGCGGCGGAAGAAGCGGGTTTTCTGCTGCCAATCGATCTCGGCGCGCGGGGTTCGTGCCAGATCGGCGGCAATCTTGCCACCAACGCAGGTGGCATCCGCGTCATCAGTCATGGTGTGACGCGCGATAATGTACTGGGGCTGGAGGCGGTGCTGGCCGACGGGACGGTGATTTCATCGCTCAACCGCATGCAGAAAAACAATACCGGGTATGATCTGAAGCAGCTCTTCATCGGATCGGAAGGGACACTAGGTGTTATCACTCGCGCGGTGCTGAAGCTGAAGCCTTTTCCAGTCCATCGGGCAACGGCGTTGTGTGGATTGAACAGCTACGAGGATGTCGTCGCACTGCTTCGTCAAGCTCGGAAATCGTTGACCGGCCTCTCGGCGTTTGAGTTGATGTGGGAAACATTCTTCCGCTTCAGCTGCCAAGCGGAGGGTTTTGAGATTTTTGAGGCTGATTACCCTTTTATCGTCATCATTGAGCAATCCGGCGAGACGGTCGGCTTGGAGGAATTTCTGAGTGCAATGTTTGAGGAAGGGCTGATATCGGATGCGCTGATCGCCCAGTCCGAAAAGGAGCGCGGCCGGTTCTGGAAGATACGCGAAGGACTTTCATTGGGTGCGCTGCCACGTCTTATCGAATACGATGTTAGCCTGCCCATTGGTGTCCTCGATTTGTATGCGAAGGAAGTGACCGCAGCGCTGGAGACGGAGTATCCAGGAGTTCACGTTTCCGTTTTCGGCCATGTCGCCGACAGCAATATCCATCTGTGCATTTCCGCCGGGCCGATCGATGCCAGCGCGGAGCATCGTATCAACACGATCGTCTACGAGCGCGTGCGCCAACATCGAGGATCGATTTCTGCCGAGCACGGTATCGGTACGCTGAAGCGGGATTATCTCATTTATTCGCGTAGCCCAGAAGAGCTGGAGGTGATGCGTCGGATCAAGCAGGTGCTTGATCCGCGCTGCATACTCAATCCGGGGAGAGTGATTTGA
- a CDS encoding sterol desaturase family protein encodes MDDTLYGTRDKRGSWTPNKRPTRAPVFLWPVQPKKILVWLFGYPGYLWPWTAGLFAISFVSWTYLTPSLETMREFGAGWVSLIFLRNAALAVLVYGGFHTLLYIQRRQQTDFKYNAKWPDPDNSAFMFGSQTAENVFLTMCSGVPVWTVYEVFAWWMFANGYISYLDLQQHPVYFIALLLLVPMWASLHFYLIHRLIHIRPLYHIIHKVHHKNVNPGPWSGLSMHTFEHIIYFSGFLIYFVVPSHPLHAMFWLMVQALVPARGHLGFDRIVTDEEKFIDTDGYNHYLHHKYFEVNYGDRLVPLDEWCGTAHDGSPEADEAMYKRLKARKCSPAVSH; translated from the coding sequence GTGGACGACACCCTATATGGTACCCGTGACAAACGGGGGAGCTGGACGCCCAACAAGCGGCCTACGCGTGCGCCGGTCTTCCTCTGGCCCGTTCAGCCGAAAAAAATTCTGGTTTGGCTGTTCGGATATCCTGGGTATCTGTGGCCCTGGACAGCAGGCTTGTTCGCGATCTCGTTCGTTTCCTGGACATACCTAACACCGTCTCTGGAAACGATGCGGGAGTTCGGCGCCGGCTGGGTGTCGCTCATCTTCCTGCGCAATGCAGCGCTGGCAGTTCTGGTCTATGGCGGCTTCCATACCCTGCTCTACATCCAGCGACGTCAACAGACTGACTTCAAATACAATGCTAAATGGCCCGACCCGGACAATTCGGCGTTCATGTTCGGAAGCCAGACCGCCGAGAATGTGTTCTTGACGATGTGTAGCGGCGTCCCCGTGTGGACGGTCTATGAGGTGTTCGCCTGGTGGATGTTTGCCAATGGGTACATATCTTATCTCGATCTTCAACAACATCCGGTCTATTTCATCGCGCTATTGCTGCTCGTACCGATGTGGGCGTCGTTGCATTTCTATTTAATCCACCGCCTGATCCATATCAGGCCGCTCTACCACATCATCCACAAGGTGCATCACAAGAACGTTAATCCGGGCCCCTGGTCTGGCCTGTCGATGCATACTTTTGAGCACATCATCTACTTCTCCGGGTTTCTGATCTATTTCGTCGTGCCCTCGCACCCGCTGCACGCAATGTTCTGGCTTATGGTTCAGGCGCTGGTACCGGCGCGGGGCCATCTCGGCTTCGACCGGATCGTGACCGACGAGGAGAAGTTCATCGATACTGACGGCTACAATCATTACCTGCACCACAAGTACTTCGAGGTGAACTATGGCGACCGGTTGGTTCCGTTGGACGAGTGGTGTGGCACGGCGCACGACGGTTCGCCGGAGGCCGACGAGGCCATGTACAAGCGGTTGAAAGCGAGGAAGTGCTCGCCCGCTGTCTCGCATTGA
- a CDS encoding Rieske 2Fe-2S domain-containing protein has product MTIVGEWVAACALDALQPEEALRFDHGGRTFVIIRSPEGDYFAIDGHCSHEKVHLADGIVDGHIIECPKHFGTFDYQTGEARALPACVDLRSYEARVEGNIIFIKI; this is encoded by the coding sequence TTGACTATCGTAGGAGAGTGGGTGGCGGCTTGCGCCCTCGATGCGTTACAGCCCGAAGAGGCACTTCGCTTCGACCACGGAGGGCGCACATTCGTGATTATTCGCTCGCCGGAAGGTGACTACTTTGCGATAGACGGCCACTGCTCCCACGAGAAGGTCCATCTCGCAGACGGCATCGTCGATGGCCATATCATCGAATGCCCTAAGCACTTCGGGACTTTCGATTACCAGACCGGCGAGGCACGGGCGCTGCCTGCATGTGTCGACCTGCGCAGCTACGAAGCCAGGGTCGAGGGGAACATTATCTTTATCAAGATCTAA
- a CDS encoding ABC transporter permease, with product MAASAYASPLERGWYYLHRLICGSVLLFLIAPILVIFPLSFNSVPFFTYPMPGLSLRWYEEFFLTDRWQGALHNSMFVAASVTLLSTLLGTLAALGLSRPNFPWRTTVMSLLISPIIVPAVITAVAVYFFYADVGLLNTYTGLVLAHTTLATPFVVITVTATLLNFDHSLTRAAAGLGAPPITVFFKITLPLILPGMISGALFAFGTSFDEVVIALFVASAEQRTLPRVMFSGIREQISPTIMAAATVLTLISIIMLTTVELLRRRSERLRGIRNT from the coding sequence ATGGCCGCTTCCGCCTATGCTTCTCCACTGGAGAGGGGCTGGTACTACCTGCACCGTCTGATCTGCGGGTCAGTCCTGCTGTTCCTGATTGCGCCGATCCTCGTGATCTTCCCGCTGTCGTTCAATTCCGTGCCGTTTTTCACCTATCCAATGCCGGGGCTGTCGCTGCGCTGGTATGAGGAGTTCTTCCTGACCGACCGTTGGCAGGGCGCGCTGCACAATTCGATGTTTGTCGCGGCGTCAGTCACGCTGCTGTCCACCTTGCTGGGCACGCTTGCCGCACTCGGGCTCAGCCGGCCAAACTTTCCCTGGCGCACAACCGTAATGAGCCTGCTGATCTCGCCCATTATCGTTCCGGCCGTGATTACCGCGGTGGCCGTGTATTTCTTCTATGCCGATGTCGGACTGCTGAACACCTATACCGGACTGGTCCTGGCACACACCACGCTGGCCACGCCTTTCGTCGTCATTACCGTAACCGCGACCCTCCTGAATTTCGACCACTCACTGACTCGCGCGGCCGCCGGGCTAGGTGCGCCACCCATCACCGTCTTCTTCAAAATCACTCTGCCCCTGATCCTGCCGGGCATGATCTCCGGTGCGCTATTCGCCTTCGGCACCTCCTTCGACGAGGTGGTGATCGCCCTTTTCGTCGCCAGCGCCGAACAGCGTACCTTGCCGAGAGTTATGTTCTCCGGCATCCGCGAGCAGATCAGTCCGACGATCATGGCCGCCGCGACTGTGCTGACCCTGATCTCAATTATCATGCTAACCACGGTCGAGCTGCTGCGCCGGCGTTCGGAGCGGCTGCGCGGCATCCGCAACACCTGA
- a CDS encoding cupin domain-containing protein yields MTDGVNEKIGARLRQIRQRNRLSQRALAKRAGVVNSTISLIESGQTNPSVGALKRILDAIPISLADFFSLTEEGREQIFFRNEDLTEIGKGGISYLQIGNNTVGRSVQILKETYTPGSDTGKVKLIHAGEEGGIIITGRLEVTVDDQRRVLGPGDAYYFSSLRPHRFRCIGAEPCEVVSACSPPSF; encoded by the coding sequence ATGACTGACGGCGTCAACGAAAAAATCGGTGCTCGCCTGCGTCAGATCAGGCAACGCAATCGGCTCTCTCAACGCGCGCTCGCAAAGAGAGCCGGTGTGGTGAACTCGACCATATCCTTGATTGAATCCGGACAGACAAATCCATCTGTCGGGGCGCTGAAGCGCATTCTGGATGCCATTCCGATCAGCCTGGCGGATTTCTTTTCGCTGACAGAGGAGGGCCGGGAGCAAATCTTCTTCAGGAACGAAGACCTGACTGAAATCGGCAAAGGTGGAATTTCCTACCTTCAGATCGGAAATAATACGGTTGGCCGTTCAGTCCAGATTCTAAAGGAAACATACACACCAGGATCCGATACAGGAAAGGTCAAGCTCATTCACGCCGGCGAAGAAGGCGGAATTATCATCACTGGGCGCCTCGAGGTCACTGTTGACGATCAGCGCCGTGTATTAGGTCCTGGCGATGCGTATTATTTCTCCAGCCTTCGACCGCATAGATTCAGGTGCATCGGAGCGGAGCCATGCGAAGTCGTTAGCGCGTGTTCGCCGCCATCGTTCTAA
- a CDS encoding sugar phosphate isomerase/epimerase family protein, translating into MAQQLRVLQSLWAMERRLADTPEWPLQTQLAMIRDAGFDGAGVRFVDPVLATEAAGFLKSHGMIWQAQCYPKTVDELKPVLELVARLGADHVNLQPDVRPQRLEACIPLLEGWRRLAEQAGVAVHVETHRDRMTTDLFFTLQLLDCFPDLRLTADLSHYLVGREFAWPVDDANHALIHRILDNAWGIHGRIGSREQVQVSLGFPQHKGWVSLFMAWWEYGMRSWKRRAAPDATLTFLCELGPPPYAITGPDGKELSDRWQDALVMKNIIRVLWDRIAKEP; encoded by the coding sequence ATGGCGCAACAACTGCGCGTCCTGCAGTCGCTCTGGGCGATGGAGCGGCGGCTGGCCGATACTCCGGAATGGCCGCTGCAGACCCAGCTCGCGATGATCCGCGATGCCGGATTTGATGGCGCTGGCGTGCGCTTCGTCGATCCCGTCCTCGCGACCGAGGCGGCAGGATTCCTGAAGTCGCATGGCATGATCTGGCAGGCGCAGTGCTATCCGAAGACTGTCGATGAATTAAAGCCCGTGCTCGAGCTAGTGGCGCGGCTCGGTGCCGATCATGTCAACCTGCAGCCGGATGTTCGTCCGCAGCGGCTGGAGGCCTGCATTCCCCTGCTTGAAGGCTGGCGGCGACTGGCGGAACAGGCCGGTGTCGCCGTGCACGTCGAGACCCATCGCGACCGCATGACGACCGATCTGTTCTTCACGCTCCAGCTTCTCGATTGCTTTCCGGATCTACGGCTGACGGCTGATCTCTCGCATTATTTGGTCGGCCGAGAATTCGCCTGGCCAGTCGATGACGCCAACCACGCGCTGATCCACCGCATTCTCGACAATGCTTGGGGCATTCATGGCCGGATCGGAAGTCGCGAGCAGGTGCAGGTCTCGCTTGGCTTTCCGCAGCACAAGGGCTGGGTTTCCTTGTTCATGGCTTGGTGGGAGTACGGCATGCGCTCCTGGAAGAGGCGCGCCGCGCCGGACGCGACTCTGACCTTCCTCTGTGAACTGGGTCCGCCACCTTACGCCATCACGGGTCCGGACGGCAAAGAGCTTTCCGATCGTTGGCAGGATGCGCTGGTCATGAAAAACATAATCCGGGTCTTGTGGGACCGGATCGCTAAAGAGCCGTGA
- a CDS encoding CoA-acylating methylmalonate-semialdehyde dehydrogenase, translating into MGHHIGGRHYAVQGSRTQPVFNPATGEQTGLLSLASKADVDHAVAAAAHASEAWAETTPLRRARILNRFLRIIEERTSELAAVISAEHGKVHADAVGEIQRGMEVVEFATGAPHLLKGEVTENVGSRVDSHSLRQPLGIVAGITPFNFPAMVPMWMFPVALACGNCFILKPSERDPSASLLIADWLKEAGLPDGVFNVVQGDKEAVDALLHHPHISAVSFVGSTPIAKYIYETAAKHGKRCQALGGAKNHMIVLPDADLDQAVDALMGAAYGSAGERCMAISVAIPVGEGTANELIARLTPKVRSLKIGPGTDPEAEMGPLVTQQHLMKVTEYIDAGVSEGAKLIVDGRNFKMQGYEKGYFIGGSLFDHVKPQMKIYKEEIFGPVLSVVRAKDYGEAATLINAHEFGNGTAIFTRDGDIAREFAHQIKVGMVGINVPIPVPMAFHSFGGWKASLFGDHHMHGPEGVRFYTRLKTITSRWPTGTRAGADFIMPTMK; encoded by the coding sequence ATGGGCCATCACATCGGTGGCCGGCACTATGCCGTTCAGGGATCGAGGACGCAGCCGGTTTTCAATCCCGCAACGGGCGAGCAGACGGGGCTTCTGTCGCTCGCAAGCAAGGCCGACGTTGACCATGCAGTTGCGGCCGCGGCACATGCATCCGAAGCATGGGCGGAAACCACGCCACTTCGACGGGCTCGCATCCTGAACCGGTTTTTGCGCATCATTGAAGAGCGCACGTCGGAACTCGCAGCCGTGATCAGCGCCGAACACGGGAAGGTACACGCAGACGCGGTGGGCGAGATCCAGCGCGGCATGGAGGTTGTCGAGTTTGCGACCGGCGCTCCTCATCTCCTCAAGGGTGAGGTCACCGAAAATGTGGGCTCCCGTGTCGACAGCCACTCCCTGCGGCAACCGCTTGGAATTGTGGCTGGCATCACGCCGTTCAACTTTCCTGCGATGGTGCCCATGTGGATGTTTCCGGTCGCGCTCGCATGCGGCAACTGTTTCATCCTCAAGCCATCCGAGCGTGATCCGTCAGCCTCTCTTTTGATCGCCGACTGGCTGAAGGAAGCTGGCCTACCCGATGGGGTCTTTAACGTCGTCCAGGGAGACAAGGAGGCGGTCGACGCCTTGCTTCATCATCCCCACATTTCGGCGGTCAGCTTCGTGGGATCGACCCCCATCGCCAAATATATCTACGAGACGGCGGCGAAGCACGGCAAGCGTTGCCAGGCGCTCGGCGGAGCGAAGAACCATATGATCGTGTTGCCGGATGCGGACCTGGACCAGGCTGTCGATGCGCTGATGGGAGCCGCGTATGGATCAGCCGGCGAGCGCTGCATGGCCATCTCGGTAGCTATTCCAGTCGGGGAGGGGACTGCCAACGAACTCATCGCCCGACTCACGCCGAAGGTTCGTAGCCTCAAGATCGGACCGGGGACCGATCCGGAAGCCGAAATGGGCCCATTGGTCACGCAGCAACACCTCATGAAGGTCACCGAGTACATCGATGCCGGCGTAAGCGAGGGCGCGAAACTTATCGTCGATGGTAGAAATTTCAAGATGCAGGGCTACGAGAAAGGATATTTCATCGGCGGGTCGTTGTTCGATCATGTCAAGCCCCAGATGAAAATCTACAAGGAAGAGATCTTCGGTCCCGTCCTGTCGGTGGTGCGAGCGAAGGACTACGGCGAAGCGGCCACCCTCATCAATGCGCATGAGTTTGGGAACGGAACCGCGATCTTCACACGCGATGGAGACATAGCGCGAGAGTTTGCCCATCAGATCAAGGTCGGGATGGTCGGCATCAACGTTCCTATTCCGGTACCGATGGCGTTTCACTCGTTCGGAGGTTGGAAGGCCTCGCTCTTTGGTGACCACCATATGCATGGTCCGGAGGGCGTTCGGTTCTACACGCGGCTGAAGACGATCACATCTCGATGGCCAACCGGCACTCGTGCTGGCGCCGACTTCATTATGCCGACGATGAAGTAG
- a CDS encoding NAD(P)/FAD-dependent oxidoreductase: MVIVGAGEAGTAGAIALREGGWRGPVILIGNEAMLPYERPPLSKSILIEEMNPGPKLLVTPKRLAEFAIDYLEGRNVERIDRAAHTVTLSDGAQLIYERLLLTTGARPRKLSVSVAPGSRIATLRTYADALAISRIVRRGCELVVIGGGFIGLEVAASAVSRGASVTVVEVGPRLLTRAVPAPIAELIRAKHERAGVCIETGAIVEGIEANERRAKVVLADGRTHLADLVLVGVGAVPNVELAQAAGLAVDNGIVLDETLTTSDPHVFAAGDCCSFPHPLYGERIRLEAWRNARQQGAAAAANMLGANRPYENVPWFWSDQYDETLQIAGLCREEYVPVARSLGPKGQLFFYLAADGRLVAACGFGCLGSIAKEIRFAEMMIGRRLAPKAEALADPAVNMKSLLV, from the coding sequence ATGGTTATCGTGGGAGCGGGCGAGGCCGGAACGGCCGGAGCGATTGCCCTGCGCGAGGGTGGCTGGCGAGGCCCAGTCATCCTGATCGGCAACGAAGCTATGTTGCCATACGAGCGACCGCCGCTATCTAAGTCGATCCTGATCGAGGAGATGAATCCTGGACCCAAGCTTCTCGTCACTCCGAAGCGCCTCGCAGAGTTTGCAATCGATTATCTCGAAGGACGGAACGTCGAGCGGATAGATCGCGCGGCACACACCGTCACACTTTCGGATGGGGCACAGCTGATCTACGAACGACTGCTGCTGACCACGGGCGCCCGGCCTCGAAAGCTGAGCGTTTCGGTCGCGCCAGGGAGCAGAATCGCGACGCTGCGCACGTATGCGGATGCGTTGGCGATCAGCCGGATCGTTAGACGCGGCTGCGAGCTGGTCGTCATTGGCGGCGGCTTCATCGGGCTCGAAGTTGCCGCGAGTGCCGTGTCGAGAGGCGCTTCGGTGACTGTGGTCGAGGTTGGCCCGCGGCTGCTGACGCGGGCAGTCCCGGCGCCCATTGCCGAACTCATCAGGGCTAAGCACGAGCGTGCGGGCGTGTGCATCGAGACCGGCGCCATTGTCGAGGGTATAGAAGCGAATGAAAGACGCGCTAAAGTCGTGCTGGCAGACGGCCGCACGCACCTCGCCGATTTGGTGCTCGTTGGCGTCGGCGCCGTGCCAAACGTCGAACTCGCGCAAGCGGCTGGATTGGCCGTCGACAACGGCATCGTGCTGGACGAGACGCTGACTACCTCGGATCCGCACGTCTTCGCGGCAGGCGACTGCTGTTCGTTCCCGCATCCCCTCTACGGCGAGCGGATCAGGCTGGAGGCGTGGCGCAACGCGCGGCAACAGGGTGCGGCGGCCGCAGCCAACATGCTGGGCGCGAACCGCCCCTACGAGAACGTGCCCTGGTTCTGGTCGGATCAATACGACGAGACGCTCCAAATCGCCGGTCTCTGTCGTGAAGAGTATGTCCCGGTAGCCAGGAGCCTTGGCCCGAAGGGCCAGCTCTTCTTCTACCTGGCCGCCGACGGACGCCTGGTCGCAGCATGCGGCTTCGGTTGCCTGGGCTCGATCGCCAAGGAAATACGTTTCGCCGAGATGATGATCGGCAGACGGCTTGCTCCCAAGGCGGAAGCGCTTGCAGATCCGGCGGTTAATATGAAATCTTTATTGGTTTAG
- a CDS encoding D-amino acid dehydrogenase translates to MSHIVIIGAGITGVTTAYALTERGHAVTVLDRHRYPAMETSFANGGQLSASNSEVWNSSATILKGLQWMFRKDAPLLMRLTPSWHKYSWIGEFVWNARNYRQNTIETARLAIEARRHLFSIADREQITFDLERRGILHIYHDKQSFEAGLRVNELLRQGGLDRSAVTPEEIRAIEPTLQTQCHGGFYTPSDSTGDIHKFTRGLAAACARRGVTFVFDANVDTIATSGSKFSIGWSEGTLQPKFSIEADATVVCAGVASRKFAAMLGDRLNVYPVKGYSITISLDSKQSRQSAPYVSLLDETAKIVTSRLGADRFRVAGTAEFDGTNRDIRMDRILPLIEWVRRHFRDVDTSSITSWAGLRPMMPNMMPVVRPGRRPGVYYNTGHGHLGWTLSAATAEILADLIGPAQG, encoded by the coding sequence ATGAGCCACATTGTTATTATTGGTGCTGGTATCACTGGCGTGACCACGGCCTATGCGTTGACCGAGCGAGGCCATGCGGTCACGGTGCTAGATCGGCACCGGTATCCCGCCATGGAAACGTCGTTCGCGAATGGTGGCCAGTTATCAGCCAGCAATTCTGAGGTCTGGAACAGTTCCGCGACAATCTTGAAGGGATTGCAATGGATGTTCCGAAAGGACGCGCCGCTTCTGATGCGCCTCACTCCCTCTTGGCATAAATATTCCTGGATCGGCGAGTTCGTCTGGAACGCCCGGAACTATCGTCAAAATACAATTGAGACGGCTCGGCTTGCTATTGAAGCTCGACGGCATCTTTTTTCGATAGCCGATCGAGAGCAGATTACGTTCGATCTGGAACGAAGAGGGATTCTGCACATCTATCATGACAAGCAAAGCTTCGAGGCCGGCTTGCGCGTCAATGAATTGCTCCGTCAGGGAGGCCTCGACCGGAGCGCGGTGACGCCGGAAGAAATCCGTGCCATCGAGCCAACCCTTCAAACCCAGTGCCATGGTGGCTTTTACACGCCGTCAGACTCCACCGGCGATATTCACAAGTTCACGCGTGGGTTGGCAGCAGCATGTGCTAGGCGAGGAGTGACATTTGTGTTTGACGCGAACGTGGACACAATTGCCACGTCTGGAAGCAAATTCTCCATAGGCTGGTCAGAGGGGACATTGCAACCAAAATTTTCAATCGAGGCTGACGCGACCGTCGTGTGTGCAGGAGTCGCGAGCCGGAAGTTCGCAGCGATGTTGGGTGATCGGCTGAACGTCTACCCGGTGAAGGGTTACTCGATAACGATCTCCCTCGATTCCAAGCAGAGCAGACAATCCGCGCCCTATGTGAGCCTACTCGACGAGACGGCAAAAATCGTCACCAGTAGACTGGGCGCGGACAGGTTTCGAGTTGCGGGAACGGCGGAGTTTGACGGGACCAATCGTGACATACGTATGGATCGCATCCTTCCGCTCATCGAATGGGTGCGTCGGCATTTTCGCGATGTCGATACTTCGAGTATCACTTCGTGGGCCGGTCTACGTCCAATGATGCCTAATATGATGCCCGTGGTCCGGCCTGGTCGCCGGCCTGGCGTCTATTACAATACGGGCCATGGCCATCTTGGATGGACGCTTTCAGCGGCGACAGCGGAGATTCTTGCAGACTTGATTGGTCCGGCGCAGGGATAA